The following are encoded in a window of Flavobacteriales bacterium genomic DNA:
- a CDS encoding tetratricopeptide repeat protein, whose product MSLLGNKIDLLNTKTIGLVFIAIVISCITLWPSLDNDFTNWDDAKYVLENDLIKDLTSENIYKMFFEKDLKGRSYVPLTLISWAIEYDIWGEDPIPFHRHNLILHLLNVALLFFFIYILSARLEIAFITSLLFGIHPMHVESIAWVSERKDVLFTLFYFSSLLCYVQYIRKGVSSKLLYTSSLVLFFLGIASKSAAVPLTGAIVLIDFLLNRKFDKKLIIEKIPFVIISFIGGISALIAAQSTSTIASVDAFSIGQRFMFAFYGMITYIYKVFVPLNLTAYYPYPFTTDGFLPIIFYLAPIIGIALLYVIYRSFKHTKVIVFGFLFYLFNVVLVLQFMPVGPNIMCERYTYVSYVGLFFLIGHGYTYLKDNPKLKTLIQGINIAFVLSIITLSVLTFNRCKEWKNSETLWTSMIEIYPNVDHGYTKRGSYYGKRGDFDKAFNDYNISIQLKPNDHKVFNNMGNIYGSRGEHAKALEHFFKALEIDPTYKDAYLNIAITYSITKQYEESFKYYDKAIEMGLKNLKIYTNRAQTYYTFKNYQAAIDDYSLVLQTRRFDKASLMYRGLSYYFLQNYDTAIADFNLLIQVDPQNSFAHNNRSLCYNYKGNYKLALSDALMAQKLGLQVNENYLNELKNKN is encoded by the coding sequence ATGAGTCTATTAGGAAATAAAATTGATCTTTTAAATACAAAAACAATTGGCCTTGTATTCATTGCCATTGTAATAAGCTGTATCACTTTATGGCCTTCACTAGATAACGATTTCACTAATTGGGACGATGCCAAATATGTTCTCGAAAATGATCTAATAAAGGATCTAACAAGCGAGAATATTTACAAAATGTTCTTCGAAAAAGATCTTAAAGGGAGATCATACGTGCCTTTAACACTAATCTCATGGGCCATTGAGTATGATATATGGGGCGAAGACCCTATTCCATTTCATCGTCATAATCTTATTCTTCATTTACTTAATGTCGCACTACTATTCTTTTTTATATACATACTCTCTGCTAGATTAGAAATTGCCTTTATCACTTCTTTGCTCTTCGGAATACATCCCATGCACGTGGAATCTATTGCTTGGGTCAGTGAACGTAAGGATGTCCTGTTTACCCTTTTCTACTTCTCTTCTCTATTATGCTATGTTCAATACATTCGAAAAGGCGTTTCCAGCAAACTACTCTATACCTCATCACTCGTTTTGTTTTTTCTTGGGATAGCCTCAAAATCGGCCGCAGTTCCTCTCACAGGTGCAATCGTCTTAATCGATTTCCTCCTCAATAGAAAGTTTGATAAAAAACTCATCATCGAAAAAATACCCTTTGTAATTATTTCATTCATTGGTGGCATATCCGCACTTATTGCAGCCCAGTCAACATCAACAATTGCCAGTGTCGACGCCTTCTCGATTGGACAAAGATTCATGTTTGCCTTTTATGGCATGATAACATACATATACAAAGTATTTGTCCCACTAAACTTAACCGCCTATTACCCCTACCCTTTTACAACCGATGGTTTTTTACCCATCATTTTTTACCTCGCACCAATTATTGGTATTGCTCTATTATATGTGATTTATCGATCTTTTAAGCACACAAAAGTTATTGTATTTGGGTTCTTATTTTATCTCTTTAACGTGGTACTCGTTCTGCAGTTTATGCCGGTCGGTCCAAATATAATGTGCGAACGATATACTTACGTTTCTTATGTAGGCTTATTCTTCCTTATTGGTCATGGATATACCTATCTAAAAGACAACCCAAAACTTAAAACTCTTATACAGGGAATAAATATTGCGTTTGTATTATCAATTATTACCCTATCTGTTCTAACATTTAATCGATGTAAAGAATGGAAAAACTCGGAAACGCTATGGACTTCTATGATCGAAATTTATCCGAATGTAGATCACGGATATACCAAGAGAGGTAGTTATTATGGAAAAAGAGGTGATTTTGATAAAGCCTTTAATGATTACAACATTTCGATTCAATTAAAACCAAACGATCACAAGGTGTTCAATAATATGGGAAATATCTATGGATCTAGAGGAGAGCATGCCAAGGCCTTAGAACATTTTTTTAAAGCACTAGAAATCGATCCTACTTATAAAGATGCCTACCTAAATATTGCCATCACCTATTCTATTACAAAGCAATACGAAGAGTCATTTAAATACTATGACAAGGCCATTGAAATGGGATTAAAGAACTTGAAAATTTACACGAACAGAGCTCAAACGTACTACACTTTTAAAAATTACCAAGCAGCAATAGATGATTATAGTTTAGTTCTTCAAACCCGAAGATTTGATAAAGCATCTTTAATGTATAGAGGACTTTCTTACTATTTCTTGCAGAATTACGATACGGCAATTGCCGATTTTAATTTACTAATTCAAGTAGACCCTCAAAACTCATTCGCCCATAACAATAGATCTCTTTGCTATAATTATAAAGGGAATTACAAATTAGCCCTTAGTGACGCGCTTATGGCACAGAAATTAGGGCTTCAGGTAAATGAGAACTACCTTAACGAATTAAAGAACAAGAACTAA